Proteins from a single region of Pungitius pungitius chromosome 4, fPunPun2.1, whole genome shotgun sequence:
- the LOC134127334 gene encoding protein NLRC3-like — protein MVTEVRGITDPQKEEYFKKRFRDEEQTSSIISHIKTSRSLHIMCHIPVFCWITATVLEVELKTRGGGELPNTLTEMYIHFLVVQSKVKKVKYDGGAETDPHWSPESRKMIESLGKLAFDQLQKGHLIFYESDLTECGIDIRAASVYSGVFTHIFREESGLYQDKVFCFVHLSVQEFLAALHVHLTFISSGVNLLLGKKKPSSLVFREKPKHLYQCAVDQALQSPNGHLDMFLRFLLGLSLETNQTLLRGLLTQTGSRSQTNKRTVQYIKEKISENVSPEKSINLFHCLNELNDDSLVEEIQWSLSSGRLSTEKLSPAQWSALVFILLSSEEDLEVFDLKKYSASEEALLRLLPVVKASNKALLSGCNLSQKSCTNSPVTCGHWRQCLPYVIMKSYRTFPFNRPTTLGTSHVVA, from the exons atggtgacagaggtcagagggatCACTGACcctcagaaggaggagtacttcaagaagaggttcagagatgaggagcagacCAGCAgcatcatctctcacatcaagacctctagaagcctccacatcatgtgccacatcccagtcttctgctggatcactgctacagttctggaagtggagttgaagaccagagggggaggagagctgcccaataccctgactgagatgtacatccacttcctggtggttcagtccaaagtgaaaaaagtcaagtacgatggaggagctgagacggatccacactggagtccagagagcaggaagatgatcgagtctctgggaaaactggcctttgatcagctgcagaaaggtcacctgatcttctatgaatccgacctgacagagtgtggcatcgatatcagagcagcctcagtgtactcaggagtgttcactcacatctttagagaggagagcggactgtaccaggacaaggtgttctgcttcgtccatctgagtgttcaggagtttctggctgctcttcatgtccatctgaccttcatcagctctggtgtcaatctgctgttaggaaaaaaaaaaccctcctcgTTGGTCTTTAGAGAAAAACCCAAACATCTCTACCAGTgtgctgtggaccaggccttacagagtcctaatggacacctggacatgttcctccgcttcctcctgggtctttccctggagaccaaCCAGActctcctacgaggtctgctgacacagacaggaagtcgctCACAGACCAATAAGAGAACAGTgcagtacatcaaggagaagatcagtgagaatgtgtctccagagaaaagcatcaatctgttccactgtctgaatgaactgaatgatgattctctagtggaggagatccaatgGTCCCTTAgttcaggacgtctctccacagagaaactgtctcctgctcagtggtcagctctggtcttcatcttactgtcatcagaagaagatctggaggtgtttgacctgaagaaatactctgcttcagaggaggctcttctgaggctgctgccagtggtcaaagcctccaacaaagctct actgagtGGTTGTAACCTCTCACAGAAAAGCTGTACAAACAGCCCAGTGACGTGCGGTCACTGGAGGCAGTGCCTCCCCTAtgtcatcatgaaat CCTACAGAACGTTTCCATTCAACAGACCAACAACATTGGGAACTTCACACGTGGTAGCCTAG